The genome window ATTGTTAGATGCACCATGCTCCTCCTCCGGGATGATAAATAATGATCCTTCTATTTTATTGAAATTATGGGATAATGAAAAAATAGAAAGATTTGCTAAATTACAGAAATCTTTACTAAGTGAATCATTAAAGATTACTGCAAATAAGCTTGTTTATGCAGTATGTTCGTTGTTTCCAGAAGAGGGTGAAAAAGTAATAGAAGATTATTATGAAATTGCTGAGAAGCCATTCTCTAATTATCAATCCGGTTATTCATTATTTAAGGTAGGAGAGAAATCTAATAGGACTTTTCCTCATACTGATTCGACTGAAGGGTTCTTTATATCAACTTTAAATTTGACCAAATTATAAATTCACCTTGCTCTCCGTATTTTTATAAAGGATTAAAAAAGAATGTATGGAAATTCCATATTTTATACATTATCAGAAATTAGATTTAAATTTTATCTCAAAATTTAATTGTTGGTTTGAATTAAAGGATGACGATTACGTCCAGTTGATGTGTAACGTTTTACGTCAACCATCAATTACTATTAATGAGTCTGGAATAAAAATGAGTGATAATAAATGGATTTACAGAAAGGGCAACTTTCTCGTTATGGTTGAGGACGATAAGGAGACGATAATTAGGAAAGATGAAAACGAAAACGTAGTAGATTATATTATGTATAATGATAGTGAATTTTATCCAATCTATCTAAGGGGAAGAAAATATTACTTGAATGGAGAAGAGTATGAGAAATATGTATCTTATCTAGATAAAAAAATTTTGATAGGGAAACATAAGCTAACCATAATATTAGGAAACAAACAGCTGGATGTGGATCGTGGAGACCAAATATATGTTTCAAGATATTATATTTCTGTAACATATGATAGCGGTACTAAAGTTATTGATAGGGAAGGTAATGCATTATATTTTAATTTTAAAGGAGATTATCTAGGTTTTATTCAATCCTATGGTAATATATATAGGTCAAGTGAAGGAATAATAGTCTCTTCTAAGAAAGGAAATATTGGAATATGTATCGATAATGCATATTTAATTGGAGAGTTTTCTGGAGGATTGCTAATTTTGTGTGGTGAAAGCTTGAAGCAGTATTATAATACTGGTTGGAGAGAGATTGAGAGAAATATAGAGTCAGAGTTATTCGTTAACTCAAATAAAAACTTGCTTGGAATTCTAAAGAATGGTAAACTTTATATTTTTGATAATAATTTTCATAAAATATCCATTTTTGATAATGTAATTTCATTCAATTTTAACTCTAAAAGGATTTATCTGGTATCTAGTGATGGAATTATTGGAATAGCCAAATTCGAAGGGAATTATAAACCGATCAAAATTATAAATAGAAACAATAGTATCCAGAATCCAATTATTCTACAAGTTGACGAACATTATTTCCACAATTTTAATATAAAAAATGGAAAGGTATTAGATATTAAGGTTAGTGAAGATAAAAGGAAAATTGTATTAATAGAACCTTTTGAATATACTAAAGGTTTGCTAGAAATCTCTGCTGGAAATTTATTCTTCTCTTTTATGCATACTATTCCTTATACTTCTCAACTCCCAAAAATCGAATTCTCCGATGTGAAGATACTTGCAGCAGATGAAGGGGGAACATTAATTGGCAATCCAAACAAGAATGCGTTATTAGTGTTTAATATTAAATATTCCATTCCTACTAGATCTCAAATAACGTTTACAGTAGAGGCTCTAAGTCAAACATTTAAGTTTACTACTATGGAAAATCATGGCGAGAAATTACTTGAAATACCGCTAAGTATTAGTAATTTAAAGCTCCCAGATGTTCAGGTTAAGGTTTACGTTAATGTAGATGAGCGATTAGTTATGTCATTAGAATTTTTAGCACCTATAGAAATAGCTAGGAAGGAGGCTAATTTGAATAGAAGCAAAATTATAATTATAAATAATAGTATTGAGAAGGAAATTGCTATAGTAAAAAACGAAATTTTTGAATGGAAGGAGTTATTCGAATACCCTTTAGAATATACAGGGATATTATTTGGAAAAGTAGGTGAAGAAATTGAAGTTGATGGTGAAAAGATAATCGTAAAAGACGGATATAATTTGATCAAGATTGTAAAAAATAGTGGAAGTTATGTTAGAGAATACTTGTTAATTGGTGTTAAAAACCCCATTAAATCAGTCAACGCTGAGTTGAAAGGAGATTATCTAATAATAAAAATAAATATGGAGCCTAATATTCCTTTTGAGTTATTTTACGGACCTCACTCATTTAGGGGTATATCTAAAGAAGTAAATCATATTGTTTTTCCGATAGAGCCTACATATAATTCAATAAAAATCAGCGCTTATTCGTATGGTTTTAAGTGGGAGTCACGATATGATTTAGGTAATATTATTAACTTATCAATCTCTATAGCTTTAAGTGAAGCAATGACTATTAAGGAAATTTTGAGTAATTTCGGTATTGTCTGAGTGTATTTTTTCGTATCATCAATATTATGAATATTCTTCAAGAGTATTCTGTTCTAACTGCTAAAGTTATTATATATGAGGATAATGGAATTGGTTATTATAAAGTAGAGGAACCTAGCCTAGATCAGAAGGAAATTGAACTACTTAATTCTATACTAGAATATATCTATTCAACTCCTAATTTAACTAATATAGAAGAGACAGTAATTAAGATACTTAAAAATAAAGGTATCAGCGATCAAGGAATTATTGAAAAAATGATCTATCATTTGAGAAAAAGGTTAGCTTATGATGAGTTAACGGTTCCACTAGCAGATCCTTATGTTGAAGAAGTAGAATGTAAGGGGTTCTCATATCCTGTGACTGTAGTTCATAGAATTGTTACGAGATTTCCAAGATTGTATACCAACATAGTCTTTGAACAAGAGGATCATGTATTAAAGGTTATTGAAAAACTTGCAAATAAAGCAGATAAACCAGTCAGTATTGCTAAACCATACCTTGAATTTTCGCTACCTGAGGGTCATAGAGTTGCCGCTACGGTATCTCGTGAAGTTTCATTACCTGGCTCCACGTTTGATATAAGAAAATTTCCTTTGAAGCCAATAAGTCCTATATTACTGATTAAAAACGAATCGATAAGTTCACTAATGTTAGCTTACATTTGGTTTTTGCTGGATTATAAACCGTTCTATTTAGTAATTGGTTCTACGGGATCTGGAAAGACTACTTTGCTTAATTCGATACTTAGTATGGTTAATCCTTTCTTTAAGGTAATTACTATTGAAGATACTCCAGAAATAAACATAGTTCATGACAACTGGATAAGGTTTTTTGCTAGGCAATCAATTTCTTCCCAATTTGAAGTATCGTTAATGGATTTAGCTAAACTATCATTAAGATATAGACCTGATTATCTTGTAATAGGTGAGATTAGAGGCAAGGAAATAGAGGCGTTAGTTCATGCGTCAGCTTCTGGTCATGGCTCGTTGGCTACATTTCACGCGGGAAATCCACAGGAAGCTCTAACCAGATTAATTAGTCTTTTAAATAAGGATGTCGCTAAATTGTTTTTACAAAATCTATGGGGTATTATAGTTTTAGGAACGTTAAGAGATCGTAATGGAAACATAAGGAGGATTATAAGGTCGATTTATGAAATAGTTTACGTTAAAGGTAAATTAAGATTCAGACCAGTTTTCAAGTGGTCTTTTTCCTCTAACACATTCTTACCTAACAATGTTAATGATTTAGTTAAAAAATCCTATAGGATTAATTATATATCAAAAACATATGAAATACCAATTTCAGAAATAATTAAGGAGATTAGTAGCAGAGTTAAAATCCTAGAGAACTTAGTAAACAATGATGTCTTAGATCTAGAAGATTTTAGCATTTATCTAAAGAAAATAACTCAAGGTGGTCAAGTTGAGACAAAAGCTATTTGAAAAAATTAATTTATTTAACTTAATGGCTACAAGAATAAATGAAAATATTAAATATTATGGTGATGACATAGAAAAGCTCCGTAGAGAATATACTAGGATACTGTTTTTAATACCTATTATCTCCATTATCTCCGTTATCTTCTATTTGAAACTTAATCCATATTTTTTACTATTAAATATAATGAATTTTTTCATTTATTTTTATCCCGTATTGATTACTCAAATTAGAAAGGACGAACAAAGAAAGATTATAGAAAACGAGATACCTATTTTCTTACTATTTGCATATGTTAATAGCCTTTTAGGTAGAAATTTATATAAAACGTTTGAGGAAATAAAGAACTCTAAGGTATTTAAAGGTTTAAGAAGAGAGGCTATGTTACTACTCAAAGAGGTAGAAGTTTTAGGGAAATCCTCTATCTCCGCAATGGAGAGTAGAGCTAAGGTTCATAGAAGCGACTTCTTAGGTAAGATTTACACAACTTATACGAGTGGCGAATCAATAGGGATTTCTATGTCTGAAAGACTAAAGGATCTTTTAAATGAAACAATTGATGACTTAAATCTGAATTTTGAGAGCTATATTGAAAAAGTAAACGAAATAGTCGAGATCTTATTCATGCTGTTTTTAGTGACTCCAATGATTTTACTAGCTTTTCAGTACATTTCAGCATCTATAGATATTTTTGAGCTTATATTTCCTCTTTTACTCTCTCCAATTATTTTCTTTTATATCTCACTGATACAACCAAATATAGGATATAATATAAAAATTAATATCGAAGAGATTAAAAGGTCATTATATATAATCCCTATTCCTTTCATATTTATGTTTATCTTTCATCTCAATTTAGAATATAAAATATTACTATTTTATTCGATGTTTGTAGTGTTCTCCTTTATTATATATCGTAAGATATCAGATGCTGATAAGATCCTTAATAATTTGCCATATATATTGTCAGATATTGCAGACTATTTGAGAATAGGCTATAGTATAAAAAGTGCAATACTGAAACTTAATGTTGATAGTACAGAATTTAGGAATTTTTTGAGGGAGCTCGCTACAAAAATTAGGAAAAATGAAGCAATGTCTAATGTAAAAACAAATATCTGGATTATAAATGCTATTTTAGAACTTATGGAAAATATTGATAAAAAAGGTTTTGCTGACACCTACACTTTCAAAGATTTGTCGTTAATTCTTAATAATTATATTTCATTACGGAAAAAAGTATTGCAGAATCTTCGCATGTTCAATATTCTAGCAATCATAACTCCCATAATATTCTATTTTGCACTAGGGATAATGACTAAGATTAAGGCAGTGGGTAACCTAGATTTGATTATCGTTCTATATTCGATAGCGCTTAGTATAATGTACGCTAAAATATCTCGCTTTACTATTTTTAACTTCCCATTACTTGTTTTGGTTTTAGTGAACTTGATACTGATCCTATTTTTCGGAAACGCTATCCTAACCTTTATCTAGCAGAGGTAATATTATTTTCGATGTTCTCTGGGTAAGATATTTTTTGATATAGAAAATGATGAAAGGAGTTAATAATTTAAAAAAGAGAAAAGGTCTTTCATCAATTTTAGGTACGGTAATAGTATTAGCCATAACTCTGGTGCTAGGCGGTTTACTCTATGCCTACTCAAATGGTTTATTTAGCTCATTAACACAAAATACAAATCTTCAGACTCAACTAAGTATCTACGTCAATCCTAATACTGGACAAGCATATTTACAATATTATATCTCAAATACAGGGAACACGCAGGTATATCTAAACAGTATTATAATTCTCAATGGGACTAAAAATATTCAAATATCACTTAATAACGACCTCCTACAACCAGGCCAGTCAATTCAAAATATAACATTAATTAATGGTAAAATAACTGCCGGCCAGTATTATACTGTCGAAGTTGTTGGCAATTTACCTAATGGAAAACCATATAGTGTTGTTCAGAACGTGCTAGCTTCGATAGCATAAATAAGGTGGGTTTGTTTGAAAGCTATTTCATCTATTTTTTCAACATTAATAGTGGTTATGATTACACTCTCACTAATTGTTCCATTATACTTATTTTTCGTGCAGAATTATTCAACTAGTTCAATCCAGGCTAATAGTGAATACGATAGTTATCTAAACAATGTTAATGTAAAAATAAGTGTAATATATTTAGGGAATTCTACTAATACCACTTTCGTATATAACTATGGAAGTATCCCTGTCATGATAAATAAAGTTATAGTTAATAACGTGTCATACAACGTAAAATATGAGATATTACCCGGTAACTTAGTTCCATTAAGCGTAATAACAAATAATAACATACTCATTAATGAAAACGCTACAATAATTTTACAGATTAATGGAAACTACTACTATTTTAACTTTGGATCAGATTAGGTTTTACGAATACATGTAATTCATATCCCTTTTTTAATCCTTCAAGTATTTCTTCTCCTTTTTTAGTAAGTCGAAACGCCTTATGTGATCCCTTAGAGTATATTGGCTCTATTAAGCCTAATTCCTCTAAAATATGGAACAGAGCTAAAACCTCATATCTAGGTAGCCCAGTTTTGATTACTGCATCTCCAGGATTTACAGCACCTTCCTTTATTGCATTAAGAACTATCTCTATTTCGTACATCAAATAATAACTTAGCTTAAGAATTCCTTATAAGCTGAGTTGCTTATTCAAATTCGTGAATTGTACTCCCGAAATAGTTTATCGTAAACTTTCCGCTATCTATACTATAAAAGAGGAAGATTATATTGCATATTATGTCTGGCTTAAGACTAGGGATTGTTTCAAAGTACTTGTAGCCACTATCTTATCTCAAAATTCTACGGATAAATCAGCACTTAAAGCCTATTTAGAGTTGGAAAAGAAAGTTGGCGTTAGTCCGGAAAAATTATCCGGTGCAGATTTGAGCGATATAGAAATTGCATTAAAAATATCAGGTCTTTATAAAACTAAGGCCAGAAGGTTAAAAACAATCTCAAAAATAATTCTTGATAAATATAATGGATCGATAGACATTCTGTTAAATAGCACTAATGCGAGAGAGGAATTATTAAAATTCGAGGGAATAGGAGAGAAAACTGCAGATGTAATATTGCTAACTTGTAGGGGATACAAAGTTTTCCCCGTTGATACTCATATAACCAGAGTTAGTAAAAGGTTAGGGATAGTTCCCATGAACGCTAAATATGATTTAATATCATCTACTTTTAAAGAACTTTTTTCAGCTTATGATCTTCTCCATCTTCATCATTTGTTAATTGCACATGGAAGACTAACTTGCAAGGCTAGAAAACCTTTATGTAATTCATGTATAATTAAAGAATGTTGTGAGTACTATTCGCATAGAGATGGAGAAACCCGAAAATCTAATACCTCATGAGGACATAATACTTGATAAAGTTGCTAATATTTCTTTAGAAGTGCAGAAAGTAAGGGCTATAAAACCTATTATAGTGGATGAAAAAACACATGTTATCTTAGATGGTCATCATAGGTTTACTGCTGCTTTACGTCTTTCACTACAAAAAATACCTGTGATTTATGTGAATTATAATTCTACTTCTATTAACGTTAGTATATGGTATAGAAGATTTTCAAAGCCCTCTGTTGTAAAGAGTATATTATCATCAATTTACTCTAGTGGTGGAATATGTGCTAGATTTGATCATATCCGTATTTGTGACGATAGTTTGTATAAGCTTTATTGGAAACTAGAAAAATTAGAAAGTTTTCTACAGTCGATAGGGATAATTGTCGAAAAGGATACAGTTGGTCATTTAGAACCACCTTCGATATATAAGGAAGATGTTATAAGTATTGCTAATAGGGGCTTAAGATTTCCACCTAAGACTACAAGACACGTATATGAATTTATTATTCCCCAAAAGGCAATATCAATAGATGATATTTAACATTTTACTTAATCTTGCGATATTCATAATACCTTCTCTAGTAGTTTGGAATCAGATAATTTTCTATATTTATGGTAAGAATGATAATCTAGTTAATCTAGTTTTACATGGGAACGAGATTAGTTTACCTAAATTATCAATTATAGTACCGACGAAGGGAGAACGAATAGATGTGATCCAAGGACTAATTAATAATATATATGAGGCTGAGTGGGATAAAAATAAGTTAGAGATAATAATTGTATCAGACGATGATCAAGCATATTTTGATAAATTACTATCAACTTTAGTTATTCCTCCAGGATTAGATGTAAAGATATACAGAAGAGAGAAGAAACTTGGCTATAAAAGTGGTGCACTAGCATTTGGCTTACAGAAAAGTACTGGTGATTTAATTCTAACATTAGACGTAGATGCTAGGATCGAAAAGGATTCTTTAATAAGAGCTTACTATCATATGTTAAATTTGGGTTGTGATGCAATTACTATGGAATGGCACGGTTACTCTAATGTTAGCACATCTCTAGCAAGAGCGTTAATGGTATCAACGTTACTTACTAGTAGATCTATACTGAGAGGAAGGTATAAATTAGGGTTAAAAGTATTGCCAATAGGATGTGGAACAATCTTTAAGCGTAGTGCGCTAGAGGCGGTAAACGGATGGGATTATACTATGATTCAAGACGATTATGAACTTGGAACTAGACTAATAAATAGGGGATTTAGGATTTGCGCATCTTCATCCCCAGTTTATGTGGAAGTTCCAGGTGATCTAATAGCGTTTTACGTTCAGCAGACTAGATGGGCAATGGGGACAATGGAGGTTCTTTTAAGGAGATTTAAATATATTGTTAGTAGCAATATGAAAATTTGGCAAAAAATAGAGATTATAGCTTATCTTTCTCAATACATTCCAATTCTACTAACATTTATAAGTGCTACCATTTTTGCAATAGCTGGTTTTCTAGGTATTAGACTTAGTATGAGTTTGCCAATGTTTGTTCTATGGGCTATAACATTATCAACTTATGCTATTATTTTTGTCAATAGTGCTAGGAAATCCGGATTGAATGCTGTAACAGCTATAAAAGCACTGGGAAGACTATCCGCTTACACTGTTGCAATTTCACCGTTTTTACTTATTGGTACTCTTAATGCATTCAAGAAAACTAGGACATATATTGTTACTCCAAAAGGTAAGAAGGCTAAGAGCAACATAGGTTATCCAATTTTAGCTTTTGGTGTTCTCTTTGTTTTGTCAGCTTTCCTTTATATGTTTAGAGGCGACTTTCTAACCTTTATTTGGCTAGCTTATTATTCGATAGCTTACCTTTACACCTTTATAGCATATATTAAAGGATTATGAAAGAAATATTTTTTAAATCATAATCTGAAAGGCACTATAGGTTGAGTGATACCTACTTTTACTCTGATGAAGAAATATACAATTTACTTAGACCATATGTAGCCAAATGGTTTAAAGAGAAATATGTTACGTTTACTCCTCCTCAGCGAGCAGCAATACCGTTAATAAAGCAGAATTATAACGTATTAGTATCCAGTCCTACAGGGAGTGGGAAAACTTTAGCAGCATTTCTAGGAATTTTAGATTCGTTATTTGAATTAGGTGATAACAACGAGTTGGAAGATAAGGTTTATGCGGTCTATATTTCACCGTTAAGGGCACTAAACAATGATATGCAAAGAAACCTATTAGAACCTCTTAGTGAGATAAGGCAGATAAATCCAAAATTACCAGACGTTAGGGTAGGAATAAGAACTAGTGATACGACATCCTATGAAAAGCAAAAAATGTTAAAGAAACCTCCACATATCTTAATAACGACACCAGAATCTTTCGGAATCTCCATAACTTCGCCGAAATTTAGTCAGAAATTAACTGATGTGAAATGGGTTATAGTCGATGAAATTCATGAACTAGCTAATAGTAAGAGGGGAGCTTATCTTTCTGCAATGTTAGAACTATTTAGAAGCTTAGTTGCTAAGAAAGAATTTGTAAGAATAGGTCTGAGTGCAACTGTATCACCTCTTGAAGAAGTAGCGCAATTTCTTGTGGGTAAAGGAAGAGAATATAGAATTGTTGATGCTAGATTTGTAAAGCCTATCGATATTAAAGTGATTTCCCCAGTTAAAGATCTAGTTCACTCTTCTGAAAGCGAGGTAGATAAGGGAATATATAAGACTATCTTAAATGAAGTAAAAAAGCATAGGACTACTCTTATCTTTACTAATACCAGACATGCTACGGAGAGAGTAGCGTACAAGTTGAGAAAGTTAGCTGAAAGTGAAAAAGTCTTTGATGCTGATGCGATAGAAGCTCATCATAGTAGTCTTAGTAGAGATGTGAGACTGGAAGTTGAAGATAAGCTTAAGAAAGGAATTTTAAAAGTTGTTGTCTCTTCAACTAGCCTAGAATTAGGAATAGACATAGGCTATATAGATTTAGTTATTTTGCTAAGTAGTCCTAAGAGCGTAAGTAGATTATTGCAAAGAATAGGAAGAGCTGGTCATCATATA of Sulfolobus sp. E5-1-F contains these proteins:
- the upsX gene encoding protein UpsX, translated to MEIPYFIHYQKLDLNFISKFNCWFELKDDDYVQLMCNVLRQPSITINESGIKMSDNKWIYRKGNFLVMVEDDKETIIRKDENENVVDYIMYNDSEFYPIYLRGRKYYLNGEEYEKYVSYLDKKILIGKHKLTIILGNKQLDVDRGDQIYVSRYYISVTYDSGTKVIDREGNALYFNFKGDYLGFIQSYGNIYRSSEGIIVSSKKGNIGICIDNAYLIGEFSGGLLILCGESLKQYYNTGWREIERNIESELFVNSNKNLLGILKNGKLYIFDNNFHKISIFDNVISFNFNSKRIYLVSSDGIIGIAKFEGNYKPIKIINRNNSIQNPIILQVDEHYFHNFNIKNGKVLDIKVSEDKRKIVLIEPFEYTKGLLEISAGNLFFSFMHTIPYTSQLPKIEFSDVKILAADEGGTLIGNPNKNALLVFNIKYSIPTRSQITFTVEALSQTFKFTTMENHGEKLLEIPLSISNLKLPDVQVKVYVNVDERLVMSLEFLAPIEIARKEANLNRSKIIIINNSIEKEIAIVKNEIFEWKELFEYPLEYTGILFGKVGEEIEVDGEKIIVKDGYNLIKIVKNSGSYVREYLLIGVKNPIKSVNAELKGDYLIIKINMEPNIPFELFYGPHSFRGISKEVNHIVFPIEPTYNSIKISAYSYGFKWESRYDLGNIINLSISIALSEAMTIKEILSNFGIV
- a CDS encoding type II/IV secretion system ATPase subunit; this translates as MNILQEYSVLTAKVIIYEDNGIGYYKVEEPSLDQKEIELLNSILEYIYSTPNLTNIEETVIKILKNKGISDQGIIEKMIYHLRKRLAYDELTVPLADPYVEEVECKGFSYPVTVVHRIVTRFPRLYTNIVFEQEDHVLKVIEKLANKADKPVSIAKPYLEFSLPEGHRVAATVSREVSLPGSTFDIRKFPLKPISPILLIKNESISSLMLAYIWFLLDYKPFYLVIGSTGSGKTTLLNSILSMVNPFFKVITIEDTPEINIVHDNWIRFFARQSISSQFEVSLMDLAKLSLRYRPDYLVIGEIRGKEIEALVHASASGHGSLATFHAGNPQEALTRLISLLNKDVAKLFLQNLWGIIVLGTLRDRNGNIRRIIRSIYEIVYVKGKLRFRPVFKWSFSSNTFLPNNVNDLVKKSYRINYISKTYEIPISEIIKEISSRVKILENLVNNDVLDLEDFSIYLKKITQGGQVETKAI
- the upsF gene encoding membrane pilin protein UpsF, with protein sequence MRQKLFEKINLFNLMATRINENIKYYGDDIEKLRREYTRILFLIPIISIISVIFYLKLNPYFLLLNIMNFFIYFYPVLITQIRKDEQRKIIENEIPIFLLFAYVNSLLGRNLYKTFEEIKNSKVFKGLRREAMLLLKEVEVLGKSSISAMESRAKVHRSDFLGKIYTTYTSGESIGISMSERLKDLLNETIDDLNLNFESYIEKVNEIVEILFMLFLVTPMILLAFQYISASIDIFELIFPLLLSPIIFFYISLIQPNIGYNIKINIEEIKRSLYIIPIPFIFMFIFHLNLEYKILLFYSMFVVFSFIIYRKISDADKILNNLPYILSDIADYLRIGYSIKSAILKLNVDSTEFRNFLRELATKIRKNEAMSNVKTNIWIINAILELMENIDKKGFADTYTFKDLSLILNNYISLRKKVLQNLRMFNILAIITPIIFYFALGIMTKIKAVGNLDLIIVLYSIALSIMYAKISRFTIFNFPLLVLVLVNLILILFFGNAILTFI
- the upsA gene encoding pilin subunit UpsA, with the protein product MKGVNNLKKRKGLSSILGTVIVLAITLVLGGLLYAYSNGLFSSLTQNTNLQTQLSIYVNPNTGQAYLQYYISNTGNTQVYLNSIIILNGTKNIQISLNNDLLQPGQSIQNITLINGKITAGQYYTVEVVGNLPNGKPYSVVQNVLASIA
- the upsB gene encoding pilin subunit UpsB; amino-acid sequence: MKAISSIFSTLIVVMITLSLIVPLYLFFVQNYSTSSIQANSEYDSYLNNVNVKISVIYLGNSTNTTFVYNYGSIPVMINKVIVNNVSYNVKYEILPGNLVPLSVITNNNILINENATIILQINGNYYYFNFGSD
- a CDS encoding endonuclease III domain-containing protein; the encoded protein is MNCTPEIVYRKLSAIYTIKEEDYIAYYVWLKTRDCFKVLVATILSQNSTDKSALKAYLELEKKVGVSPEKLSGADLSDIEIALKISGLYKTKARRLKTISKIILDKYNGSIDILLNSTNAREELLKFEGIGEKTADVILLTCRGYKVFPVDTHITRVSKRLGIVPMNAKYDLISSTFKELFSAYDLLHLHHLLIAHGRLTCKARKPLCNSCIIKECCEYYSHRDGETRKSNTS
- a CDS encoding ParB N-terminal domain-containing protein, which gives rise to MEKPENLIPHEDIILDKVANISLEVQKVRAIKPIIVDEKTHVILDGHHRFTAALRLSLQKIPVIYVNYNSTSINVSIWYRRFSKPSVVKSILSSIYSSGGICARFDHIRICDDSLYKLYWKLEKLESFLQSIGIIVEKDTVGHLEPPSIYKEDVISIANRGLRFPPKTTRHVYEFIIPQKAISIDDI
- a CDS encoding glycosyltransferase, whose amino-acid sequence is MFNILLNLAIFIIPSLVVWNQIIFYIYGKNDNLVNLVLHGNEISLPKLSIIVPTKGERIDVIQGLINNIYEAEWDKNKLEIIIVSDDDQAYFDKLLSTLVIPPGLDVKIYRREKKLGYKSGALAFGLQKSTGDLILTLDVDARIEKDSLIRAYYHMLNLGCDAITMEWHGYSNVSTSLARALMVSTLLTSRSILRGRYKLGLKVLPIGCGTIFKRSALEAVNGWDYTMIQDDYELGTRLINRGFRICASSSPVYVEVPGDLIAFYVQQTRWAMGTMEVLLRRFKYIVSSNMKIWQKIEIIAYLSQYIPILLTFISATIFAIAGFLGIRLSMSLPMFVLWAITLSTYAIIFVNSARKSGLNAVTAIKALGRLSAYTVAISPFLLIGTLNAFKKTRTYIVTPKGKKAKSNIGYPILAFGVLFVLSAFLYMFRGDFLTFIWLAYYSIAYLYTFIAYIKGL